A window from Peromyscus eremicus chromosome 5, PerEre_H2_v1, whole genome shotgun sequence encodes these proteins:
- the LOC131910871 gene encoding cathepsin 7-like, with translation MTPAVFLVILCLGVASGAPKPNYSLDAEWEEWKRSYEKTYTQEEERQKRAVWEENVKMIKMHSEGNGLGMNNFTVEMNEFGDMTGEEMRKMMMESSVLTLRNGKRIQKRGNPQIPKTLDWRTQGYVTPVRRQGGCGACWAFAVAGSTEGQLFKKTGKLIPLSVQNLIDCSRSFGTNGCKGGMMYNAFQYVKNNGGMEAEATYPYEAKEGRCRYRPERSVVKVTRFLVVPRNEEALMNALVTHGPIAVGIDAGHESFTKYTGGIYHEPNCRPDSPNHSALLVGFGYEGRESEGRKYWLVKNSHGENWGEKGYIKIPRDQNNYCGIASYAMYPIL, from the exons ATGACTCCTGCTGTCTTCTTGGTCATCCTGTGTTTGGGAGTAGCCTCAGGTGCTCCAAAACCAAATTACAGTTTGGATGCTGAGTGGGAGGAGTGGAAGAGGAGCTATGAGAAAACATACACCCAA gaggaagaaagacagaagagagcagtatgggaagaaaatgtgaaaatgatcaaaatgcacAGTGAGGGGAATGGCCTGGGGATGAACAACTTCACTGTAGAGATGAACGAATTTGGTGACATG ACTGGtgaagaaatgaggaaaatgatGATGGAGAGTTCAGTTCTGACTCTAAGGAATGGGAAACGCATCCAGAAACGAGGCAATCCCCAAATCCCCAAAACTTTGGACTGGAGAACACAAGGCTATGTGACTCCTGTGCGGAGACAG GGAGGTTGTGGTGCTTGTTGGGCTTTTGCTGTGGCTGGTTCCACAGAAGGACAGCTGTTCAAGAAAACAGGCAAACTGATCCCACTGAGTGTACAGAACCTAATAGACTGTTCTAGATCTTTTGGCACTAATGGCTGTAAAGGAGGCATGATGTATAATGCCTTCCAATATGTGAAGAACAATGGAGGTATGGAGGCCGAGGCAACCTATCCATATGAAGCAAAG gaagGACGCTGCAGGTACCGTCCTGAACGTTCTGTTGTTAAGGTCACCCGCTTTTTGGTTGTCCCAAGGAATGAAGAAGCCCTAATGAATGCTTTAGTAACTCATGGGCCTATTGCTGTTGGAATTGATGCTGGACATGAATCTTTTACAAAATATACAGGAG gtaTATACCATGAACCAAACTGCAGACCTGATTCTCCTAACCATTCTGCACTCTTGGTCGGCTTTGGCTATGAAGGCAGAGAGTCAGAGGGCAGGAAATATTGGCTGGTAAAGAACAG CCATGGTGAAAACTGGGGAGAAAAAGGCTACATAAAGATTCCCAGAGATCAGAACAACTATTGTGGAATTGCTTCCTATGCCATGTACCCCATATTGTGA